GGGGAAGGAGCGCAACCGGGATCGGCTTCTCCTTCTCCTCGGGGGGAGCGAGCCAGGTCGCGAGCACCAGCGCGCCCAGCAGGAGCGCGTGCACCCCGAGAGCTCCGAGACCGGCAAGCAGCCGGCGGCTCCGGCCCTCCGGGCGCGGGTACGCAAAGCCCGGGAACGAGAAGCGCGGGGCCGCACCGGCACGCGCAGCGGCGCCGACGCGCAGCAGGTGCATCGGCGAGGGGCGAGGCTCACGGCGTCGGATGCGGATCGCTGCGGCCATCCCGGCCTCCAACCTGGCCTGACTGGAACCCTGACTGGAACCCTGACTGGAACCCCGACTGGAACCCCAGCGGGAAACGCGGCTGGAACCTCCGGCCTGACTGGGGCCTCCGCTGGGCTGGCTGGCTCGGGAGATGGACGGCGCTGCGCCGGAAATCTTCGGCGTCGCTCGGGAATCTCCGCCTCGCCCGATCGTAGGGGCCACGGCCGGTGAGTGTCAACGCGGCCGGGGCAGGTGTCGAGTTGCACATCCCCGGATCCCGCGGGCGTGGCCGACCCGAACGCATCGGATACGGTACTCACCCGTCAGAGCCTCGCCCCCTTTCCCGGACGAGGAGCCCGGAGCACCGATGGAAGAGCAGGCCCAGACCCCTCCCGCCAACCCCGCGCAGCTCGATCCCGCGCAGGTCGTGGGCGACGCCAGCACGGCGGCGCCCGCCACGACGGCCACCACGCTCCAGCCGCACGAGCTCACGGTCGTGCAGATGATGCAGCAGGGCTGGTACGCGAGCGTGCCGCTGCTGCTCTGCTCGGTGCTGGTGCTCGCCGTCGCCGCGGAGCGCTTCCTCCGCTACCTCGGCCTCGAGAAGCGCTCGCGCGAGCTCACCCGCAACGTGGTGGAGGCGATCGCCAAGCGCGACCTCGCCACCGCCAACGCCCTGTGCACGACCGCCAAGACGCCGCTCGGACAGGTCTTCAAGGAAGGGCTGGCCTGGAAGAACATCGCGCTCGAGGATCTCGAGCGGATCCTCACGACCTCGCGCCAGGAGGCGATCAGCGACCTGCGCAAGGGCCTCTGGCTGCTCGGCACGATCGGCTCGCTGGCGCCCTTCGTCGGCCTGTTCGGCACCGTGGTCGGCATCATGAAGGCCTTCCGCCAGATCGCGATCGAAGGCTCGGGCGGCTTCGCGGTCGTGGCGGCCGGCATCTCCGAGGCGCTGATCGCGACCGCGATCGGCCTCGGCGTCGCGATCGTGGCGCTCGCCTTCTACAACTTCCTGCAGGTCAAGATCGGCAACGTGGGCGCCTCCTGGGCGCGCTCGACCGAGCGGCTCGTGCAGGCGCTGCTCTACGTCGAGTCCGCCGCGCAGCCGCTGCGTGCCGAGGAGGTGGGCCGTGGCCATCCACTCCCTGCCTAGCGCCGAGGAAGCGACCGGCGACGACATCGTCGCCGAGATCAACATCACCCCGCTCACCGACATCTTCCTGGTGCTGCTGATCATCTTCATGGTCACGACCAGCGTGATCTCGAGCCAGGGCAAGGAGGTGGCGCTGCCGGAGGCCGCCGTCGCGGCCCAGGCGCCGCAGGGGGTCACGGTCACCGTCACGGCCGAGGACGAGATCGCCGTCGACGGCACCGTCGTCCCGCTCGAGCAGCTCGAGCCGACGCTGAAGGCCGCCCTCGAGGGCGCGCGCG
The sequence above is drawn from the Deltaproteobacteria bacterium genome and encodes:
- a CDS encoding biopolymer transporter ExbD, whose protein sequence is MAIHSLPSAEEATGDDIVAEINITPLTDIFLVLLIIFMVTTSVISSQGKEVALPEAAVAAQAPQGVTVTVTAEDEIAVDGTVVPLEQLEPTLKAALEGAREKVVVLRGDRAVELGRAVGILDTAQRAGATGIALATQPPKGGAR
- a CDS encoding MotA/TolQ/ExbB proton channel family protein, with the protein product MEEQAQTPPANPAQLDPAQVVGDASTAAPATTATTLQPHELTVVQMMQQGWYASVPLLLCSVLVLAVAAERFLRYLGLEKRSRELTRNVVEAIAKRDLATANALCTTAKTPLGQVFKEGLAWKNIALEDLERILTTSRQEAISDLRKGLWLLGTIGSLAPFVGLFGTVVGIMKAFRQIAIEGSGGFAVVAAGISEALIATAIGLGVAIVALAFYNFLQVKIGNVGASWARSTERLVQALLYVESAAQPLRAEEVGRGHPLPA